A genome region from Streptomyces pratensis includes the following:
- a CDS encoding aspartate aminotransferase family protein — MGNPIAVSKDLSRTAYDHLWMHFTRMSDYENAPVPTIVRGEGTYIYDDKGKRYLDGLSGLFVVNAGHGRHELAETAYKQAQELAFFPVWSYAHPKAVELAERLAHHAPGDLNKVFFTTGGGEAVETAWKLAKQYFKLKGKPTKYKVISRAVAYHGTPQGALSITGLPALKAPFEPLVPGAHKVPNTNIYRAPLFGDDPEAFGRWAADQIEQQILFEGPDTVAAVFLEPVQNAGGCFPPPPGYFQRVREICDRYDVLLVSDEVICAFGRLGTMFACDKFGYVPDMITCAKGMTSGYSPIGACIISDRLAEPFYEGDNTFLHGYTFGGHPVSAAVGLANLDIFEREGLNQHVLDNENAFLTTLQKLHDLPIVGDVRGNGFFYGIELVKDKATKETFTDEETERVLYGFLSKALYENGLYCRADDRGDPVVQLAPPLISDQSTFDEIEGILRGVLTEAWKKL, encoded by the coding sequence GTGGGGAACCCGATAGCCGTGAGCAAGGACCTGAGCCGAACCGCGTACGACCACCTGTGGATGCACTTCACCCGCATGTCGGACTACGAGAACGCGCCCGTCCCCACCATCGTGCGTGGCGAGGGCACCTACATCTACGACGACAAGGGCAAGCGCTACCTCGACGGCCTCTCCGGCCTCTTCGTGGTCAACGCCGGACACGGCCGGCACGAGCTCGCCGAGACGGCGTACAAGCAGGCGCAGGAGCTGGCCTTCTTCCCGGTGTGGTCGTACGCCCACCCCAAGGCCGTCGAGCTCGCCGAGCGGCTCGCCCACCACGCGCCGGGCGACCTCAACAAGGTCTTCTTCACCACCGGCGGCGGCGAGGCCGTGGAGACGGCCTGGAAGCTGGCCAAGCAGTACTTCAAGCTCAAGGGCAAGCCGACCAAGTACAAGGTCATCTCGCGCGCCGTGGCCTATCACGGCACCCCGCAGGGCGCCCTGTCGATCACCGGCCTGCCCGCGCTCAAGGCCCCGTTCGAGCCGCTGGTCCCCGGCGCCCACAAGGTGCCCAACACCAACATCTACCGCGCGCCGCTCTTCGGCGACGACCCCGAGGCGTTCGGCCGCTGGGCCGCCGACCAGATCGAGCAGCAGATCCTCTTCGAAGGACCGGACACCGTCGCCGCGGTCTTCCTGGAGCCCGTGCAGAACGCCGGCGGCTGCTTCCCGCCGCCGCCCGGATACTTCCAGCGGGTGCGCGAGATCTGCGACCGGTACGACGTGCTGCTCGTCTCCGACGAGGTCATCTGCGCGTTCGGCCGTCTCGGCACGATGTTCGCCTGCGACAAGTTCGGCTACGTACCGGACATGATCACCTGCGCCAAGGGCATGACCTCGGGCTACTCCCCCATCGGCGCGTGCATCATCTCCGACCGGCTGGCCGAGCCGTTCTACGAGGGCGACAACACCTTCCTGCACGGCTACACCTTCGGCGGCCACCCCGTCTCGGCCGCGGTCGGTCTCGCCAACCTCGACATCTTCGAGCGCGAAGGCCTCAACCAGCACGTCCTGGACAACGAGAACGCGTTCCTGACGACGCTGCAGAAGCTGCACGACCTGCCGATCGTCGGCGACGTCCGTGGCAACGGCTTCTTCTACGGCATCGAGCTGGTCAAGGACAAGGCCACCAAGGAGACGTTCACCGACGAGGAGACCGAGCGCGTCCTGTACGGCTTCCTCTCCAAGGCGCTGTACGAGAACGGCCTCTACTGCCGGGCCGACGACCGCGGCGACCCGGTCGTCCAGCTCGCGCCGCCGCTGATCTCCGACCAGTCGACCTTCGACGAGATCGAGGGCATCCTCCGCGGTGTCCTGACGGAGGCCTGGAAGAAGCTCTGA
- a CDS encoding thiamine ABC transporter substrate-binding protein, translated as MNTTTKYAATALAAALGVTVLAGCGGSDDQASDDTGAGSKTVTLVSHDSFNASDAALKAFTKETGYKVKVLKSGDAGAALNQEILTKGSPRGDVFFGADNTLLSRALDNGLFTPYEAKGLDRVAADTQLDAEKHRVTPVDTGDVCVNYDKKYFADRKLDPPKTFDDLLKPAYKNLLVTENAATSSPGLGFLLGTVATQGETGYQDYWKKLKENGVKVVDGWEQAYNEEFSGSAGGRKAKADRPLVVSYASSPPVEVLYADPQPTEAPTGVATGTCFRQIEFAGLLDGAKNEAGGKALLDFLISKQFQEDMPLNMFVNPVVEDAELPELFTKFGATVDKPATVAPEKIAKNREQWVQSWSSLVVK; from the coding sequence ATGAACACCACCACCAAGTACGCGGCGACGGCGCTCGCCGCCGCGCTCGGCGTCACCGTGCTCGCGGGCTGCGGCGGTTCCGACGACCAGGCGTCCGACGACACGGGCGCGGGGTCCAAGACGGTCACCCTGGTCAGCCACGACTCGTTCAACGCTTCGGACGCCGCCCTGAAGGCCTTCACCAAGGAGACCGGCTACAAGGTCAAGGTGCTCAAGAGCGGTGACGCCGGAGCGGCGCTCAACCAGGAGATCCTGACCAAGGGCTCGCCCCGCGGCGACGTGTTCTTCGGTGCCGACAACACCTTGCTCTCCCGCGCCCTCGACAACGGCCTGTTCACGCCGTACGAGGCGAAGGGCCTCGACCGTGTCGCCGCCGACACCCAGCTCGACGCGGAGAAGCACCGGGTCACGCCCGTGGACACCGGCGACGTCTGCGTCAACTACGACAAGAAGTACTTCGCCGACAGGAAGCTCGACCCGCCGAAGACCTTCGACGACCTGCTGAAGCCCGCGTACAAGAACCTCCTCGTCACCGAGAACGCCGCGACCTCCTCGCCCGGCCTCGGCTTCCTCCTCGGCACGGTCGCCACCCAGGGCGAGACCGGCTACCAGGACTACTGGAAGAAGCTGAAGGAAAACGGCGTCAAGGTCGTCGACGGCTGGGAGCAGGCCTACAACGAGGAGTTCTCCGGCTCCGCGGGCGGCAGGAAGGCCAAGGCCGACCGTCCGCTCGTCGTCTCGTACGCCTCCAGCCCGCCCGTCGAGGTGCTGTACGCCGATCCGCAGCCCACCGAGGCCCCGACCGGTGTGGCCACCGGCACCTGCTTCCGCCAGATCGAGTTCGCCGGCCTGCTGGACGGCGCGAAGAACGAGGCGGGCGGCAAGGCACTGCTGGACTTCCTGATCAGCAAGCAGTTCCAGGAGGACATGCCGCTGAACATGTTCGTGAATCCGGTGGTGGAGGACGCGGAACTGCCGGAGCTCTTCACGAAGTTCGGTGCGACCGTCGACAAGCCGGCCACCGTGGCGCCCGAGAAGATCGCCAAGAACCGTGAGCAGTGGGTCCAGTCGTGGTCCTCGCTCGTCGTGAAGTAG
- a CDS encoding SRPBCC family protein: MSQSAREGIDITRVVAAPRDRVFEAWTVPEDFAAWYGGDADVPLDRVSMDVTPGGEWSLVMVVPGAEMPFHGVYREVSAPERLVFTLRDRSAPPGTEGETVTVTFTERSRKSTEMVFRQRGGNLTPEQYAAAEDGWEAFFDALDALLGAG, encoded by the coding sequence ATGTCGCAGTCGGCGCGCGAGGGCATCGACATCACCCGTGTCGTCGCGGCGCCACGGGACCGCGTCTTCGAAGCCTGGACGGTACCCGAGGACTTCGCCGCCTGGTACGGGGGCGACGCCGATGTGCCGCTCGACCGGGTGTCGATGGATGTCACGCCGGGTGGTGAGTGGAGCCTGGTCATGGTGGTGCCCGGCGCGGAGATGCCCTTCCACGGCGTCTACCGGGAGGTGTCAGCTCCCGAGCGGCTCGTCTTCACGCTGAGGGACAGGAGCGCGCCCCCCGGTACCGAGGGCGAGACCGTCACCGTCACCTTCACCGAGAGGAGCCGGAAGTCCACCGAGATGGTCTTCCGGCAGCGCGGCGGCAACCTCACGCCCGAGCAGTACGCGGCGGCCGAGGACGGCTGGGAGGCGTTCTTCGACGCCCTCGACGCCCTGCTCGGCGCCGGCTGA
- a CDS encoding Lrp/AsnC family transcriptional regulator, with protein MQSRGVASRSADSRTGNGSPPAVDAVSLAIIEQLQEDGRRPYAAIGKAVGLSEAAVRQRVQKLLDQGVMQIVAVTDPLTVGLRRQAMVGINVEGDLDPVAGALSAMAECEYVVMTAGSFDLMVEIVCEDDDHLLETINKRIRAIPGVRSTESFVYLKLKKQTYMWGTR; from the coding sequence GTGCAGAGTAGAGGCGTGGCCAGTCGCAGCGCAGACTCCAGGACCGGGAACGGATCGCCCCCAGCGGTCGATGCCGTATCCCTCGCAATCATCGAGCAGCTCCAGGAGGACGGGCGCCGCCCTTACGCCGCGATCGGCAAGGCCGTGGGCCTCTCCGAAGCGGCCGTACGCCAGCGCGTGCAGAAGCTGCTCGATCAGGGCGTGATGCAGATCGTCGCCGTCACGGACCCGCTCACCGTGGGGCTGCGGCGCCAGGCGATGGTCGGGATCAACGTCGAGGGTGACCTCGACCCCGTGGCCGGGGCCCTGTCGGCCATGGCCGAGTGCGAGTACGTGGTGATGACCGCGGGCTCCTTCGACCTCATGGTGGAGATCGTCTGCGAGGACGACGACCACCTGCTGGAGACGATCAACAAACGCATCCGCGCGATACCCGGAGTGCGCTCCACCGAGAGCTTCGTCTACCTCAAGCTCAAGAAGCAGACCTACATGTGGGGAACCCGATAG
- a CDS encoding DUF1330 domain-containing protein, which produces MPAYVIVNADVLDEEAALSYASVAQRSVLGHGGRYLVAGPTPEPVEGTWDSARLLVIEFPDMDRIRQWYSSPEYRRAMEIREGKVLVGMLFVEGSPPEGFSLPA; this is translated from the coding sequence ATGCCCGCCTACGTGATCGTCAACGCCGATGTGCTCGACGAGGAGGCCGCCCTGTCCTATGCCTCCGTGGCCCAGAGGTCCGTGCTCGGCCACGGTGGCCGGTACCTGGTGGCGGGCCCCACGCCCGAGCCGGTCGAAGGCACCTGGGACTCCGCCCGGTTACTGGTGATCGAGTTCCCCGACATGGACCGGATCAGGCAGTGGTACAGCTCCCCCGAGTACCGGCGGGCCATGGAGATACGGGAGGGCAAGGTCCTGGTGGGGATGCTGTTCGTCGAGGGCTCGCCGCCCGAGGGCTTCTCCCTCCCGGCTTAG
- a CDS encoding ABC transporter permease: MAAPVAFFALFFAYPVAAIVGRGLKADGAWQFGRIGAVLSRPDILDVLWFTTWQALASTVLTLLIALPGAYVFARFDFPGKQLLRAVVTVPFVLPTVVVGTAFLALLGRGGFLDELWGVRLDTTVWAILLAHVFFNYAVVVRTVGGLWAQLDPRQEEAARVLGAGRLAAWRRVTLPALAPAVAAAALMVFLFTFTSFGVVQILGGPAYSTLEVEIYRQTAQLLDLPTAAVLTLVQFAAVGGILAVHAWTVRRRETALRLVDPAQTARPPRGAGQRALLGGVLLTVLLLILLPLGVLVERSLDTSGGYGFDFYRALQSADANGSTFLVPPLDAIGNSLRYALVATLIALVIGGLAAAALTRRAGRLVRGFDALLMLPLGVSAVTVGFGFLITLDEPPLDLRTSWILVPLAQALVGVPFVVRTMLPVLRAVDERLREAAAVLGASPLRAWREVDLPLVRRAVLVAAGFAFAVSLGEFGATVFIARPDNPTLPVAVARLLGRSGELNYGQAMALSTILMLVCAVSLLLLERIRTDRSGEF; the protein is encoded by the coding sequence ATGGCCGCGCCCGTCGCGTTCTTCGCGCTGTTCTTCGCCTACCCGGTCGCCGCGATCGTCGGCCGGGGGCTGAAGGCGGACGGCGCCTGGCAGTTCGGCCGGATCGGCGCGGTGCTGAGCAGGCCGGACATCCTCGACGTCCTCTGGTTCACCACCTGGCAGGCCCTCGCCTCGACCGTGCTCACCCTGCTGATCGCGTTGCCCGGCGCCTATGTCTTCGCCCGCTTCGACTTCCCCGGCAAACAGCTGCTGCGGGCCGTGGTGACAGTGCCGTTCGTCCTGCCGACCGTCGTGGTGGGCACGGCGTTCCTGGCGCTGCTGGGACGCGGCGGGTTCCTCGACGAGCTCTGGGGCGTACGTCTCGACACGACCGTGTGGGCGATCCTGCTTGCCCACGTGTTCTTCAACTACGCCGTCGTCGTACGGACCGTCGGCGGGCTGTGGGCGCAGCTCGACCCCCGCCAGGAAGAAGCCGCCCGGGTGCTCGGGGCCGGACGCCTCGCCGCCTGGCGGCGCGTGACACTGCCCGCGCTGGCCCCCGCCGTCGCCGCAGCCGCGCTCATGGTCTTCCTCTTCACCTTCACCTCCTTCGGAGTCGTCCAGATCCTCGGCGGGCCGGCCTACTCCACGCTGGAGGTGGAGATCTACCGGCAGACCGCTCAGCTCCTGGACCTGCCCACGGCCGCCGTGCTGACCCTGGTCCAGTTCGCGGCGGTCGGCGGGATCCTCGCCGTCCACGCCTGGACCGTACGGCGCCGGGAGACGGCGCTGAGGCTCGTCGACCCGGCGCAGACCGCCCGGCCGCCCCGTGGCGCCGGGCAGCGGGCGCTGCTCGGCGGCGTACTGCTGACCGTGCTGCTGCTCATCCTGCTGCCGCTCGGCGTCCTGGTGGAACGCTCCCTGGACACCTCCGGCGGCTACGGGTTCGACTTCTACCGCGCGCTGCAGTCCGCCGACGCCAACGGCTCCACCTTCCTGGTGCCGCCGCTCGACGCCATCGGGAACTCCCTGCGCTACGCGCTGGTCGCGACCCTCATCGCCCTTGTGATCGGTGGCCTCGCCGCCGCCGCGCTCACCCGGCGGGCCGGCCGGCTGGTGCGCGGCTTCGACGCCCTGCTGATGCTGCCGCTCGGGGTGTCGGCGGTCACCGTCGGCTTCGGCTTCCTGATCACCCTCGACGAGCCGCCGCTGGACCTGCGTACGTCCTGGATCCTCGTGCCCCTCGCCCAGGCGCTGGTGGGCGTCCCCTTCGTCGTACGGACCATGCTGCCGGTCCTGCGCGCGGTCGACGAACGGCTGCGGGAAGCTGCCGCGGTGCTCGGCGCCTCGCCGTTGCGGGCCTGGCGGGAGGTCGATCTCCCGCTGGTGCGGCGGGCGGTGCTGGTCGCGGCAGGCTTCGCCTTCGCCGTGTCGCTCGGCGAGTTCGGCGCGACCGTGTTCATCGCACGCCCCGACAACCCGACCCTGCCGGTCGCCGTCGCCAGGCTGCTCGGGCGTTCCGGAGAACTCAACTACGGCCAGGCGATGGCCCTCAGCACGATTCTGATGCTCGTCTGCGCGGTGTCGCTGCTCCTGCTCGAACGTATCCGCACCGACCGATCCGGGGAGTTCTAG
- the rlmN gene encoding 23S rRNA (adenine(2503)-C(2))-methyltransferase RlmN yields the protein MPKPGELTFVAPRGAKRPPRHLADLTPDERKEAVAATGEKPFRAKQLSQHYFTRYAHDPAEWTNIPAASRDKLAEAMFPDLMSVMRHISCDDDTTRKTLWKLHDGTLVESVLMRYPDRVTMCISSQAGCGMNCPFCATGQAGLDRNLSTAEIVHQIVDGMRALRDGEVPGGPARLSNIVFMGMGEPLANYKRVVGAIRRLTDPEPDGLGLSQRGITVSTVGLVPAMLRFADEGFKCRLAVSLHAPDDELRDTLVPVNTRWKVREVLDAAWEYAEKSGRRISIEYALIRDINDQAWRGDRLGRLLKGKRVHVNLIPLNPTPGSKWTASRPEDEKAFVEAIAAHGVPVTVRDTRGQEIDGACGQLAASER from the coding sequence ATGCCTAAGCCCGGAGAACTCACTTTCGTCGCGCCCCGCGGAGCCAAGAGGCCGCCGCGGCACCTCGCCGACCTCACACCCGACGAGCGTAAGGAAGCAGTCGCCGCGACCGGCGAGAAGCCCTTCCGCGCCAAGCAGCTGTCGCAGCACTACTTCACGCGGTACGCGCACGACCCTGCGGAGTGGACCAACATCCCGGCCGCGTCGCGCGACAAGCTCGCCGAGGCGATGTTCCCCGACCTGATGTCGGTCATGCGCCACATCAGCTGCGACGACGACACCACCCGTAAGACGCTGTGGAAGCTGCACGACGGGACGCTCGTCGAGTCGGTCCTCATGCGCTATCCGGACCGGGTGACCATGTGCATCTCGTCCCAGGCGGGCTGTGGGATGAACTGCCCGTTCTGCGCCACCGGCCAGGCGGGTCTCGACCGCAACCTGTCGACCGCCGAGATCGTGCACCAGATCGTGGACGGTATGCGGGCGCTGCGCGACGGCGAGGTCCCCGGCGGGCCGGCGCGGCTGTCCAACATCGTCTTCATGGGCATGGGTGAGCCGCTGGCCAACTACAAGCGTGTGGTCGGGGCCATCCGCCGGCTGACGGACCCGGAGCCGGACGGACTGGGGCTCTCGCAGCGCGGGATCACCGTGTCCACGGTGGGCCTGGTACCGGCGATGCTGCGCTTCGCCGACGAGGGCTTCAAGTGCCGCCTCGCGGTCTCGCTCCACGCTCCGGACGACGAGCTGCGCGACACCCTCGTCCCCGTGAACACCCGCTGGAAGGTCCGTGAGGTCCTGGACGCCGCGTGGGAGTACGCGGAGAAGTCCGGCCGCCGTATCTCCATCGAGTACGCGCTGATCCGCGACATCAACGACCAGGCATGGCGGGGCGACCGGCTGGGCCGGCTGCTCAAGGGCAAGCGGGTACACGTCAACCTCATCCCGCTGAACCCGACCCCGGGCTCCAAGTGGACCGCCTCGCGGCCCGAGGACGAGAAGGCGTTCGTCGAGGCGATCGCCGCCCATGGCGTGCCGGTCACCGTCAGGGACACCCGCGGCCAGGAGATCGACGGGGCCTGCGGGCAGCTGGCTGCCTCCGAGCGCTGA
- a CDS encoding ABC transporter ATP-binding protein produces the protein MVAPPDNDVIWARSLHHSHNGTPGLAGVSLGVRDGEVLAVTGPRGSGKTTLLHCLSGQLVPEQGEVWFNSVPVHTMGPRLREQLRRDRFGWIAAEPQLVPELSTWENAALPLLLRGVSHRAAKKAATEWLERLDIGPLARKRPHALLQSQRQRISVARALTASPSVIFADEPTATLHHAERAQLLRTLTTAARSHGITVVLATHDAEVAALADRVVSMLDGRRVTTVSLPAASDTEGRSACSLSV, from the coding sequence ATGGTGGCCCCGCCCGACAACGACGTGATCTGGGCACGCTCCCTGCACCATTCCCACAACGGAACACCGGGGCTCGCCGGTGTCTCCCTCGGTGTCCGCGACGGCGAGGTCCTCGCCGTGACCGGGCCCCGCGGATCCGGGAAGACGACGCTGCTGCACTGCCTCTCCGGCCAGCTGGTGCCCGAGCAGGGCGAGGTCTGGTTCAACAGCGTGCCCGTGCACACCATGGGTCCCCGGCTGCGCGAACAGCTCCGCCGGGACAGATTCGGCTGGATCGCGGCCGAGCCCCAGCTCGTGCCCGAGCTCAGCACCTGGGAGAACGCGGCACTGCCGCTGCTGCTGCGAGGGGTCTCGCACCGGGCGGCGAAGAAGGCGGCCACCGAGTGGCTGGAGCGCCTGGACATCGGCCCGCTCGCCAGGAAGCGGCCCCACGCCCTGCTCCAGTCGCAGCGCCAGCGGATCTCCGTGGCCCGGGCGCTCACCGCGTCACCGTCCGTGATCTTCGCGGACGAGCCGACCGCGACGCTGCACCACGCCGAGCGCGCCCAACTCCTTCGCACTCTCACCACGGCGGCGAGGTCCCACGGGATCACGGTCGTGCTCGCCACCCATGACGCGGAGGTCGCCGCACTCGCCGACCGGGTGGTCAGCATGCTGGACGGCCGCCGCGTCACCACGGTCTCCCTGCCCGCCGCGTCCGATACGGAAGGCCGCTCGGCGTGCTCGCTCTCCGTCTGA
- a CDS encoding ABC transporter ATP-binding protein, whose amino-acid sequence MLAVESATVRFGKRTALDAVDLDVADHEIVCVLGPSGSGKSTLLRAVAGLQPLDGGRVFLDGTDQARLPVHRRGLGLMFQDHQLFPHRDVGANVAFGLRMHGVPRAERDRRAGELLDLVGLPGADRRAVAALSGGEQQRVALARALAPRPKLLMLDEPLGQLDRSLRERLVVELRTLFGRLGTTVLAVTHDQGEAFALADRVVVMRDGRIAQAGTPLEVWQHPASAFVARFLGFDNLVDATVTGTAAATVWGKVPVPEGSPQGDCELLVRPGGVRIGGPKEGLRCTVGVRTFRGHHVTVILHPGDGPSLEAECGLRDTPEEGSVVGVTFDQAETVVLPPAR is encoded by the coding sequence ATGCTGGCAGTGGAGTCGGCCACGGTCCGGTTCGGGAAGCGGACCGCACTGGACGCCGTGGACCTGGATGTCGCGGACCACGAGATCGTCTGTGTCCTGGGGCCGAGCGGCAGCGGCAAGTCGACGCTGCTGAGGGCTGTGGCCGGGCTGCAGCCGCTGGACGGCGGACGGGTGTTCCTGGACGGCACCGACCAGGCGCGGCTGCCCGTACACCGGCGCGGACTCGGCCTGATGTTCCAGGACCACCAGCTCTTCCCGCACCGGGACGTCGGCGCCAACGTCGCCTTCGGGCTGAGGATGCACGGCGTCCCCCGCGCCGAGCGTGACCGCAGGGCAGGTGAACTCCTCGACCTGGTCGGCCTCCCGGGGGCGGACCGGCGGGCCGTCGCCGCCCTGTCCGGCGGTGAACAGCAGCGCGTCGCCCTCGCCCGGGCCCTGGCCCCCCGCCCGAAGCTGCTGATGCTGGACGAACCGCTGGGGCAGCTGGACCGGAGCCTGCGCGAAAGGCTCGTCGTCGAACTGCGGACCCTCTTCGGCCGGCTGGGCACCACCGTGCTCGCCGTCACCCACGACCAGGGCGAGGCCTTCGCGCTCGCCGACCGGGTCGTGGTCATGCGGGACGGGCGGATCGCCCAGGCAGGCACCCCGCTCGAGGTCTGGCAGCACCCCGCCTCGGCCTTCGTCGCCCGCTTCCTCGGATTCGACAACCTGGTGGACGCCACGGTCACGGGCACGGCCGCCGCGACGGTCTGGGGCAAGGTACCGGTGCCCGAGGGCTCGCCCCAGGGCGACTGCGAGCTGCTCGTGCGGCCGGGCGGTGTGCGGATCGGCGGCCCGAAGGAGGGCCTGCGCTGCACGGTCGGCGTACGCACCTTCCGCGGCCACCATGTCACCGTCATCCTGCATCCCGGCGACGGGCCGTCCCTGGAGGCGGAGTGCGGTCTGCGGGACACCCCGGAGGAGGGCTCCGTCGTGGGCGTGACGTTCGACCAGGCTGAGACGGTCGTCCTTCCCCCGGCCCGCTAG
- a CDS encoding LOG family protein — MEKTDEYTYAPGVEIETLTAFDQAVAAGSLAGHRVQAVDLTDRGDALLTTDTRGAVFLGCRMEPRAEAKIRADGAFVFPPVPGLPFDPYRGLLYTPDALYEGLTDGGYGATPDSRAYGWFQLTKSNGDVFASMLRALHDDAVSDALDEHLAGARVVGVMGGHAMARGSGAYHGAALLGRELARGGLTVATGGGPGAMEAANLGAYAAPHSDAMLLKACELLASTPSFDPSVTDWAKAAFAVRERWPDGGSSVAIPTWFYGHEPPNAFADHIAKYFANAVREDGLLACSTAGVIFLPGAAGTVQEIFDNATPNYYESRSAPTPMVLVNRAHWTEKLPAWPLLSALAAGRAMESRIALVDTVEEAAPALARLTG; from the coding sequence GTGGAGAAAACGGACGAGTACACGTACGCGCCAGGCGTCGAGATCGAGACGCTCACCGCATTCGACCAGGCAGTGGCGGCCGGATCCCTCGCCGGCCACCGCGTCCAGGCCGTCGACCTGACGGACCGGGGCGACGCGCTGCTCACGACCGACACCCGGGGGGCCGTCTTCCTCGGCTGCCGCATGGAACCCCGCGCGGAGGCGAAGATACGCGCGGACGGGGCCTTCGTCTTCCCGCCGGTGCCGGGCCTTCCCTTCGACCCGTACCGAGGGCTGCTCTACACCCCCGACGCGCTGTACGAGGGCCTGACGGACGGCGGTTACGGGGCGACGCCGGACTCGCGGGCGTACGGCTGGTTCCAGCTGACCAAGTCGAACGGTGACGTCTTCGCCTCGATGCTGCGGGCGCTCCACGACGACGCGGTCTCCGACGCCCTGGACGAGCACCTCGCCGGGGCCCGCGTGGTGGGTGTGATGGGCGGCCACGCCATGGCACGCGGCTCCGGGGCCTACCACGGCGCGGCCCTGCTCGGCAGGGAGCTGGCCCGCGGCGGCCTCACCGTGGCGACGGGCGGCGGCCCCGGTGCCATGGAGGCGGCCAACCTCGGCGCGTACGCGGCCCCGCACTCCGACGCGATGCTGCTGAAGGCCTGCGAACTGCTCGCCTCGACGCCGTCGTTCGACCCGTCGGTCACCGACTGGGCGAAAGCCGCCTTCGCCGTACGGGAACGCTGGCCGGACGGGGGCTCCTCCGTCGCGATCCCCACGTGGTTCTACGGCCACGAACCGCCGAACGCCTTCGCGGACCACATAGCCAAGTACTTCGCGAACGCCGTGCGCGAGGACGGCCTGCTCGCCTGCTCCACGGCCGGAGTGATCTTCCTGCCGGGCGCGGCCGGGACCGTGCAGGAGATCTTCGACAACGCCACGCCCAACTACTACGAGTCGCGTTCCGCGCCCACACCGATGGTGCTGGTGAACCGTGCGCACTGGACGGAGAAGCTGCCGGCCTGGCCGCTGCTGAGCGCGCTCGCGGCGGGCCGGGCGATGGAGTCCCGTATCGCCCTCGTCGACACGGTGGAGGAGGCGGCTCCGGCGCTCGCCCGGCTGACGGGCTGA